From the Acidilutibacter cellobiosedens genome, one window contains:
- the surE gene encoding 5'/3'-nucleotidase SurE, whose translation MRLLLVNDDGINAEGIQTLAKELEKEYELTIVAPDDQRSASGHSITLRKPIVVKRVKIEGIKSETYTISGTPADCVRVALDKIVKDPLDLVVSGINVGVNLGADVLYSGTVSAAIEANMYKIPSIATSAQVKDNHGNFQAAAKYTSRIIRNIGDRLIEHNLVLNINTPNIEDEKIKGIKVCRIGGVIYDYYVEEKDENEEKFVIQTEGRDEKKSSIGNDTDRYYVKEGYVTVTPITYDLTNFGLLGEVESWF comes from the coding sequence ATGAGATTGCTTTTAGTTAATGATGATGGAATTAATGCTGAAGGAATTCAAACATTGGCCAAGGAATTGGAGAAAGAATATGAGTTGACCATAGTTGCACCCGATGATCAGAGAAGTGCTTCGGGTCATTCTATAACTTTGAGAAAGCCTATTGTTGTGAAGAGAGTAAAAATTGAAGGAATTAAATCAGAAACTTATACTATATCTGGTACTCCGGCTGACTGCGTGAGAGTAGCCTTGGATAAAATAGTTAAAGATCCTTTGGATTTGGTTGTTTCGGGAATTAACGTAGGAGTTAATTTAGGCGCGGATGTTCTTTATTCCGGCACGGTTTCTGCTGCCATTGAAGCTAATATGTATAAAATTCCCTCTATTGCGACATCTGCGCAGGTTAAAGATAACCATGGTAACTTTCAAGCAGCGGCAAAATACACAAGTAGAATAATTAGGAATATAGGAGATAGATTGATTGAGCATAATTTAGTCTTAAATATTAATACTCCTAATATTGAAGATGAGAAAATTAAAGGAATAAAGGTTTGCAGAATTGGTGGAGTTATTTATGATTATTATGTTGAAGAAAAGGACGAAAATGAAGAAAAATTTGTTATCCAAACTGAAGGAAGAGATGAGAAGAAATCAAGTATAGGCAACGATACGGACAGATACTACGTAAAAGAAGGCTATGTGACGGTTACTCCCATTACTTATGATTTAACTAACTTTGGATTATTGGGAGAAGTAGAAAGCTGGTTTTAA
- a CDS encoding phosphotransferase family protein: protein MKNIDELNENLIKEVLKGKKNYISLGNDELGRNKVMLLPDYNIILKLYGKKERWEREIASLKYMESKTLMTPIVKRYGISSDGKPWVMMTRLEGQTLENVLEEMNEIQNENLLYQLGEYQAYYHEMCRLSYFGDWDINQRILNRGSSYREFTIDKNRKYAERTISKNHPDTELFKESYNKLIDFERYIDEPTSFSLCHNDFSERNILVKKNSKNTWEISGIVDFEMSYPNDPESDLARMLIYNYFKSSKNSYLNGYTSHRKVTKNFYEKNIYYLLALCLEVSSWAFKSAPDYYNLAKNVLTDLINRTL from the coding sequence ATGAAGAATATAGATGAACTTAATGAAAACTTGATAAAAGAAGTTTTAAAAGGGAAGAAGAACTACATATCCTTGGGAAATGATGAACTTGGTCGGAATAAAGTGATGCTTTTGCCGGATTATAATATCATACTAAAGTTATACGGCAAAAAAGAGAGATGGGAAAGGGAAATAGCCTCATTAAAATATATGGAGTCAAAGACATTAATGACACCAATAGTCAAAAGGTATGGAATAAGTAGCGATGGGAAACCTTGGGTTATGATGACAAGGCTTGAGGGACAAACGTTGGAAAATGTATTAGAAGAAATGAATGAGATTCAGAATGAAAACTTATTATATCAACTTGGAGAATACCAGGCCTATTATCATGAGATGTGCAGATTGAGCTATTTCGGAGATTGGGATATTAACCAAAGAATTTTAAATAGAGGTTCTTCTTACAGAGAGTTTACAATTGATAAAAATAGAAAATATGCCGAAAGAACAATATCGAAAAATCATCCTGATACAGAATTATTCAAGGAATCCTATAATAAATTAATCGATTTTGAAAGATATATCGATGAGCCTACATCTTTTTCTTTATGCCATAATGATTTTAGTGAAAGAAATATTTTAGTAAAAAAAAATAGTAAAAACACATGGGAAATAAGTGGCATAGTAGATTTTGAGATGAGCTATCCTAATGATCCCGAATCTGATTTGGCCAGGATGTTGATTTATAATTATTTTAAAAGTTCTAAGAACAGCTATTTGAATGGATATACAAGTCATAGGAAAGTAACTAAGAATTTTTATGAAAAGAATATATATTATCTTTTAGCATTATGTTTGGAAGTA
- the htrA gene encoding serine protease HtrA gives MDDRDSPIRYYSGYNRKPPRRGGFFSYFVVALIAAVIGGVITAYIAPNYLYGNIIPVPDIYKAQQNISVPQNVNITPDYDITPVSAVVKKGMDSVVGITTVEVVRDFFWAREVEGIGSGIIINSNGYILTNSHVIGDGQAKKITVLFENGDKQSGNVLWYDPSLDLAILKVNATGLPEATLGDSDNLEVGQLAVAIGNPLGLDFQRTVTSGIISGLHRTIKVDSSTVIEDLIQTDASINPGNSGGPLLNEKGEVIGINTAKIQTAEGLGFSLPINLAKPILEEVIKEGDYQTVYMGITGVEVERYENQLGIDLNVDSGLIILEVSSNSPGSKAGLKNGDVLIKIDNQTVENMNQLRKLLYKYKKNDKATLTIIRDGKEIKKEIKFTKLK, from the coding sequence ATGGATGATAGAGACTCCCCCATTAGATATTACTCAGGATATAATAGAAAACCGCCCAGAAGAGGGGGATTTTTTTCTTATTTTGTTGTGGCTTTAATTGCAGCCGTTATAGGAGGAGTAATTACCGCATATATTGCACCTAATTATTTGTATGGGAATATAATTCCTGTTCCTGATATCTATAAAGCTCAACAAAATATAAGCGTTCCTCAGAATGTGAATATTACGCCTGATTATGATATAACCCCAGTAAGTGCTGTTGTTAAGAAAGGCATGGATAGTGTAGTGGGAATTACCACAGTTGAAGTAGTAAGAGACTTTTTTTGGGCAAGAGAAGTTGAAGGGATAGGTTCAGGGATAATTATTAACAGCAACGGATATATACTTACCAATTCTCATGTTATAGGAGACGGCCAAGCTAAAAAAATAACGGTGCTATTTGAAAATGGCGATAAACAGTCTGGAAATGTATTATGGTATGATCCATCCTTGGACCTTGCCATATTAAAGGTTAATGCTACAGGACTGCCGGAAGCAACTTTAGGGGACTCTGATAATTTAGAGGTAGGACAATTGGCAGTTGCCATAGGAAATCCCTTAGGTTTAGATTTTCAAAGAACTGTAACTTCAGGAATAATAAGTGGTCTTCATAGAACTATTAAAGTTGATTCATCTACTGTAATTGAAGATTTGATACAGACAGATGCATCTATTAATCCTGGGAACAGTGGAGGGCCTCTTCTTAATGAAAAGGGAGAAGTAATTGGAATAAATACAGCTAAAATTCAAACCGCAGAGGGTCTGGGTTTTTCTCTTCCGATAAATTTAGCCAAACCTATACTTGAAGAGGTAATTAAGGAAGGTGATTACCAGACAGTTTATATGGGAATAACGGGAGTTGAGGTAGAGAGATATGAAAATCAGCTGGGAATAGATTTAAATGTGGATTCGGGTCTAATAATATTAGAAGTATCCTCTAACTCTCCAGGGAGCAAAGCAGGACTGAAAAATGGAGATGTGCTTATAAAAATAGATAATCAAACTGTAGAAAACATGAATCAATTGAGAAAGCTATTGTATAAATATAAAAAAAATGATAAAGCTACTCTTACAATAATAAGAGATGGAAAAGAAATAAAAAAAGAGATAAAGTTTACTAAGTTAAAATAG
- a CDS encoding MBL fold metallo-hydrolase, with product MSIKFCSLSSGSSGNCQYVETENLRILIDAGFSGKRIEELLSSIGVNPSTIDCIFVTHEHVDHIKGIGILSRRYDIPIYANEKTWISMDGELGKLKDENIKVFETGEEFQLKDLDFCTFSTSHDAVDPVGYCIYNKKTKISIITDTGWVNDNMKEKIRDSQLYLIESNHDIKMLKEGKYPWPLKQRILSKKGHLSNEAAGITLKEVLKGEREVVLLGHLSKENNIPLLAYNTVKNIIESTGINIHKDIILDLTYRDRTTKVYNL from the coding sequence ATGAGTATAAAATTTTGTTCTCTTTCTAGTGGCAGCAGCGGAAATTGCCAATATGTTGAAACTGAAAATTTAAGAATTCTTATAGATGCAGGTTTCAGCGGAAAAAGGATCGAAGAGCTCCTTTCTTCAATTGGAGTCAACCCCAGTACTATTGATTGTATATTTGTGACCCATGAACACGTTGACCATATAAAAGGAATAGGAATATTATCAAGGAGATATGACATTCCCATATATGCCAACGAGAAAACGTGGATTTCTATGGATGGGGAATTAGGAAAACTAAAAGATGAAAATATAAAGGTATTTGAAACGGGAGAGGAATTTCAACTGAAGGATTTGGATTTTTGTACATTTTCCACATCTCATGATGCCGTAGATCCTGTAGGCTATTGTATATATAATAAAAAAACAAAAATAAGTATTATTACAGATACGGGATGGGTAAATGATAATATGAAAGAAAAAATCAGGGATTCTCAGTTATATCTAATCGAATCAAATCATGATATAAAGATGCTAAAGGAAGGAAAATATCCTTGGCCGTTGAAACAAAGAATTCTAAGTAAGAAAGGCCATCTTTCAAATGAAGCGGCAGGGATTACTCTTAAGGAGGTTTTGAAGGGAGAAAGGGAGGTTGTGCTTCTCGGACATTTAAGCAAGGAGAATAATATTCCTTTATTAGCTTATAATACTGTTAAAAATATAATAGAAAGTACGGGAATAAATATACATAAAGATATTATTTTGGATCTTACTTACAGAGACAGAACAACTAAGGTATATAATTTGTGA
- a CDS encoding CxxH/CxxC protein, with product MGDDFVYVVCNEHLEIAIDEFIEIYEQSPDIYELDKVSFTDWQSPHACYYCDRLPKYLVV from the coding sequence ATGGGAGATGATTTTGTGTACGTAGTATGTAATGAGCATTTAGAAATTGCCATAGATGAGTTTATTGAAATTTATGAACAATCTCCTGACATATACGAACTTGATAAAGTCAGTTTTACGGACTGGCAAAGTCCCCATGCTTGTTATTATTGCGACAGACTGCCTAAATATCTGGTGGTATAA
- the rlmH gene encoding 23S rRNA (pseudouridine(1915)-N(3))-methyltransferase RlmH: protein MNIQIIAVGKVREKFLQEGIQEYSKRLSGYCNLKITEIDDEKIPKKLSEKEIKAIKDREGDRILNKISNSSYIISLAIQGQNISSEEFSKKIDDILSDGKSSIIFIIGGSLGLSEKVLEKSDFKLSFSKMTFPHQLMRLILLEQIYRGMKISKGEVYHK, encoded by the coding sequence ATGAATATACAAATAATAGCAGTGGGTAAAGTCAGAGAAAAATTTCTTCAAGAAGGCATTCAAGAATATTCTAAACGCCTTTCTGGATACTGTAATCTTAAGATAACGGAAATAGATGATGAGAAAATACCTAAAAAGTTAAGTGAGAAGGAAATAAAAGCAATTAAAGACAGAGAAGGCGATAGAATATTAAATAAAATTTCAAATAGTTCCTATATAATTTCTTTAGCAATACAAGGGCAAAATATTTCCAGTGAAGAATTTTCGAAGAAAATCGATGATATCTTATCGGATGGTAAGAGCAGCATTATATTTATTATAGGAGGTTCTTTGGGCTTATCTGAAAAAGTGCTGGAGAAAAGCGACTTTAAACTTTCTTTTTCTAAGATGACATTTCCTCATCAATTGATGAGGCTAATATTATTGGAACAAATATATAGAGGAATGAAAATAAGCAAAGGGGAAGTTTACCATAAATGA